Proteins co-encoded in one Proteiniborus ethanoligenes genomic window:
- a CDS encoding ABC transporter ATP-binding protein, whose product MSSFQEQEYNNNKFDLKLWKKILYYAKPLRKELILLCFLMVSLAVIDAIFPLMTKFIIDNYVVNSNLKGITLFNRIYIDGIIVFGIIYGVLVLIQVGTIGFFIAIAGKIETGVVYEIRKEGFKHLQELSFSYYDNTPVGWIMARMTSDVQRLGDTIAWGIVDMVWGFTLMIAISIVMLLLNWKLALIVLSVMPILAVVSMYFQKKILKAHRQTRKINSRITGAFNEGIMGARTTKTLVREEGNLHEFVELTKSMKTYSVRAAVFSSLFQPVVLVLSTIGTGLALWYGGENVFLQAISYGTLVAFISYTVSFFEPVREVARVFAELQSAQASAERVLSMIDTKLEIKDSEDVAAEYGDSLNPNKKDWPEIKGDITYKDVTFAYNTGEKVLENFNLHIKAGETIALVGETGSGKSTIVNLACRFYEPTKGQIFIDGVDYKKMPLLWLHSNLGYVLQGPHLFSGTIKDNIRYGNLDASELEIIRAAKLVNAHDFIKKLEKGYDTEVGEGGSKLSTGEKQLISFARAILANPRIFVLDEATSSIDTETEQKIQDAIHKVLKGRTSFIIAHRLSTIRTADRILVIKDGKIIEEGNHLKLLKKRGYYYRLYTNQFIEEQNAKVLKG is encoded by the coding sequence ATGAGTTCGTTTCAAGAACAAGAGTATAACAACAATAAATTTGATTTAAAATTATGGAAAAAGATACTCTATTATGCAAAGCCTTTAAGAAAGGAATTAATTTTATTATGCTTCCTTATGGTAAGTCTTGCAGTAATAGATGCAATATTTCCTCTTATGACAAAGTTCATAATAGATAACTATGTAGTTAATAGTAATCTTAAAGGAATAACATTATTTAATAGGATATATATTGATGGGATTATAGTATTTGGAATTATATATGGAGTATTAGTCCTTATCCAAGTAGGAACTATAGGATTTTTCATAGCTATAGCTGGTAAAATCGAGACAGGGGTTGTATACGAAATAAGAAAAGAAGGCTTTAAGCATTTACAGGAGCTATCCTTTTCATATTATGATAATACACCTGTAGGATGGATAATGGCTCGAATGACTTCGGATGTTCAAAGACTAGGAGATACTATTGCCTGGGGTATCGTAGACATGGTTTGGGGATTTACCTTAATGATAGCTATTAGTATAGTAATGCTATTGCTTAACTGGAAGCTTGCACTAATTGTCCTTTCTGTAATGCCAATACTAGCAGTAGTTAGCATGTATTTTCAGAAAAAAATTCTAAAGGCACATAGACAGACAAGAAAAATAAATTCACGTATTACTGGTGCATTTAATGAAGGCATAATGGGTGCCAGAACAACTAAAACCTTAGTGAGAGAAGAAGGCAACCTTCATGAATTTGTAGAATTGACAAAAAGCATGAAAACTTATTCTGTAAGAGCAGCAGTATTTTCCTCATTATTTCAGCCTGTAGTTCTAGTGTTATCTACTATAGGTACAGGTCTGGCTCTTTGGTATGGAGGAGAAAATGTATTTTTGCAAGCTATTAGCTATGGTACACTAGTAGCATTTATATCATATACAGTTAGTTTTTTTGAGCCTGTTAGAGAAGTAGCCCGTGTGTTTGCAGAGCTTCAATCAGCTCAAGCTTCTGCTGAAAGGGTATTGTCAATGATAGATACAAAGCTTGAAATAAAAGATAGTGAGGATGTAGCAGCTGAATATGGAGATTCCTTAAATCCTAATAAAAAAGATTGGCCAGAAATTAAGGGCGATATAACCTATAAGGATGTAACCTTTGCATATAATACTGGTGAAAAGGTATTAGAAAACTTTAATCTTCATATTAAAGCGGGAGAAACTATAGCATTAGTTGGAGAAACTGGTTCAGGAAAAAGTACTATAGTAAATCTTGCCTGTAGATTCTATGAACCTACAAAGGGGCAAATATTCATAGATGGTGTTGATTATAAGAAAATGCCTTTACTTTGGCTACATTCAAATCTAGGATATGTTCTACAAGGACCTCACTTGTTTAGTGGCACTATAAAAGACAATATTAGATATGGAAATTTAGATGCAAGTGAATTAGAAATTATAAGAGCAGCTAAACTAGTAAATGCACATGACTTCATTAAAAAACTAGAAAAAGGCTATGATACAGAAGTTGGAGAAGGAGGCAGTAAGCTATCTACTGGTGAAAAACAACTTATATCCTTTGCAAGAGCAATTCTTGCTAATCCAAGAATATTTGTATTAGATGAAGCTACTTCTTCTATTGATACAGAAACAGAACAAAAAATTCAAGATGCTATACACAAGGTGTTGAAGGGAAGAACCAGCTTTATTATAGCTCACAGGCTTTCTACAATACGAACTGCAGATCGAATACTTGTCATTAAAGATGGCAAGATTATTGAAGAAGGAAACCATCTAAAGCTATTGAAGAAAAGAGGATATTATTA